The following are encoded in a window of Prochlorococcus marinus str. MIT 1013 genomic DNA:
- a CDS encoding class I SAM-dependent methyltransferase: MKITKITSCRLCNCKDLIPVFDFGLQALSTRFPAKNEADAEIIPLNLVQCRNPKCNLTQLTHDYDFNDLYRRGYGYRSGINRTMCDHLSTIVRQIQQIVEIKEGETVLDIASNDGTLLKSYKSNFKINLIGIDPTITQYRSYYPIENTYLSTEFFSKHIFNSISPTKKAKVISSIAVFYDVPNPTSFAKDIASILDDNGIWIMEQSYLPLLIKDLSFDSICHEHLAYYGLKQIKLVASLANLRVFNVETNNMNGGSLRVFICHANSNYPTNKQNLDQIENIESKAQIDNHETFINFKDKIVSIRDELMNFLQQEKNKGKKIHIYGASTKGNVLLQFFGINNELIDAAAERNEWKYGHRTPGTNIPIISEEESRALKPDYYLVLPWHFKNEFIAREKDYINNGGRLIFPLPKVEIYPAIKK, from the coding sequence ATGAAAATCACAAAAATAACTTCCTGTCGCTTATGCAATTGCAAGGATCTAATACCTGTTTTTGATTTTGGATTACAAGCACTTTCGACTCGATTCCCAGCTAAAAATGAAGCAGATGCTGAAATAATTCCTCTTAATCTAGTGCAGTGTCGCAATCCTAAATGCAACTTAACTCAGCTTACTCATGACTATGACTTTAATGATTTATATAGAAGGGGTTATGGATATAGATCTGGTATAAATAGAACAATGTGTGATCATCTTAGTACGATAGTCAGACAAATACAACAAATAGTAGAGATTAAAGAAGGTGAGACAGTTTTAGATATCGCAAGTAATGATGGTACTTTATTAAAAAGTTATAAAAGTAACTTTAAAATTAATCTAATAGGAATAGATCCTACTATTACACAATATAGATCATATTATCCTATTGAAAATACTTACTTATCAACTGAATTCTTTTCAAAGCATATTTTTAATTCTATTAGTCCAACTAAAAAAGCAAAAGTAATTTCTTCAATAGCTGTTTTTTATGATGTACCTAACCCAACCAGCTTCGCTAAAGATATTGCTTCCATATTAGATGATAATGGCATTTGGATTATGGAACAATCATATCTACCACTTTTGATTAAAGACTTATCCTTCGATAGTATTTGCCATGAACATTTAGCTTATTATGGACTAAAGCAAATAAAACTAGTAGCAAGTCTTGCAAACCTCAGAGTATTTAATGTCGAAACAAATAATATGAATGGTGGCTCTTTAAGAGTTTTTATATGTCACGCAAATTCCAATTATCCAACAAACAAACAAAATCTTGATCAAATTGAAAATATAGAATCAAAAGCCCAAATAGATAATCATGAAACTTTTATAAACTTTAAAGATAAAATAGTTTCAATAAGAGATGAATTAATGAACTTTTTGCAACAAGAAAAAAATAAAGGTAAGAAAATTCATATCTATGGAGCTTCCACCAAAGGGAATGTTCTTTTACAATTTTTTGGAATCAACAATGAACTAATAGATGCAGCAGCAGAAAGGAATGAATGGAAATATGGACATAGAACTCCTGGTACGAATATACCAATAATATCTGAGGAAGAGTCAAGAGCACTAAAACCAGATTATTATCTGGTTTTGCCTTGGCACTTTAAAAATGAATTTATTGCACGTGAAAAAGATTATATTAACAATGGAGGTAGGCTAATATTTCCTTTGCCTAAAGTAGAAATATACCCTGCCATAAAAAAATAG
- the surE gene encoding 5'/3'-nucleotidase SurE produces the protein MKPLRILISNDDGVFAEGIRTLAISAASRGHKITVVCPDQERSATGHGLTLHSPIRAEKANELFGEGIQAWGCSGTPADCVKLALNELLDQKPDLILSGINHGPNLGTDIFCSGTVAAALEGTLDGIPSIAVSIASFQWKSFSFAGKLALDIAEKAIQQSWPKNLLLNLNIPPCEEKEMGALVWTRLSIRQYEEQFIRRVDPRGNTYFWMAGEAVKDLQSAGEGPKEWPSDVSQIALCSPSLTPIQPDLFWRGNLDNLPKLI, from the coding sequence ATGAAACCATTGAGAATTTTAATTAGTAATGATGATGGAGTTTTTGCAGAAGGGATAAGAACACTTGCCATATCTGCAGCGAGCAGAGGACATAAAATTACTGTCGTTTGTCCAGATCAAGAAAGATCAGCAACCGGGCATGGATTAACTTTACATTCCCCTATACGTGCTGAAAAAGCAAACGAATTATTTGGAGAAGGTATTCAAGCCTGGGGATGTAGTGGCACCCCTGCTGATTGCGTAAAACTCGCACTTAATGAACTTCTTGATCAAAAACCAGATTTAATCCTTTCGGGAATTAATCATGGACCTAATCTTGGGACAGATATTTTTTGCTCAGGGACTGTTGCTGCTGCACTTGAGGGGACTTTGGATGGAATCCCATCTATTGCAGTAAGCATTGCAAGTTTTCAATGGAAAAGTTTTAGTTTTGCTGGGAAACTAGCCTTAGATATTGCAGAGAAAGCAATTCAACAAAGTTGGCCAAAGAACTTACTATTAAATTTAAATATTCCCCCTTGTGAAGAAAAAGAAATGGGGGCTTTAGTATGGACAAGACTTTCAATCAGACAATACGAGGAGCAATTCATTCGTAGGGTCGATCCAAGAGGGAACACCTATTTTTGGATGGCTGGGGAGGCAGTAAAAGATCTTCAATCGGCTGGAGAAGGACCTAAAGAATGGCCAAGTGATGTTTCTCAAATTGCTTTATGCTCCCCCTCCTTAACACCAATTCAACCTGATCTTTTTTGGAGAGGAAATTTGGATAATTTGCCAAAATTAATATAA
- the lexA gene encoding transcriptional repressor LexA yields the protein MPDEALTTAQQELYDWLVEFIGDHHHSPSIRQMMQAMGLRSPAPIQSRLRHLQQKGWIKWQEGQARTLQLIEESISGVPVLGAIAAGGLVETFDDVQETLDLHSVLQLKGLFALMVNGDSMIDSFIADGDMVLMEPVNDPSRLRNGTIVSAMVPGLGTTLKHFFRDGGLVRLEAANTAYEPIEIDAEQVHVQGKLAAVWRKT from the coding sequence ATGCCTGATGAAGCTCTAACTACGGCCCAGCAAGAACTTTATGATTGGCTTGTGGAATTTATAGGAGATCATCATCACAGTCCTTCAATCAGGCAGATGATGCAGGCAATGGGCCTGAGGTCTCCAGCACCGATACAAAGCCGTTTGAGACATTTACAACAAAAAGGGTGGATAAAATGGCAAGAAGGCCAAGCAAGAACGCTTCAGTTGATAGAGGAGAGTATTTCTGGTGTTCCTGTTTTAGGGGCAATTGCCGCCGGTGGACTCGTTGAAACTTTTGATGATGTACAAGAAACTCTGGACTTACATTCAGTTCTTCAACTAAAAGGACTTTTTGCTTTAATGGTAAATGGAGATTCAATGATTGATTCTTTTATCGCTGACGGAGATATGGTCTTAATGGAACCTGTTAATGATCCTTCTCGGTTGAGAAACGGAACTATTGTGAGTGCAATGGTTCCTGGCCTTGGTACTACATTGAAGCATTTTTTTCGAGATGGTGGCTTAGTTCGTTTAGAAGCCGCTAATACAGCTTATGAACCTATAGAAATTGATGCTGAACAAGTTCATGTTCAAGGAAAGTTAGCAGCTGTATGGAGGAAAACTTAA
- the pheS gene encoding phenylalanine--tRNA ligase subunit alpha, with amino-acid sequence MLESEAAKDIAAAENSESIEKLRLAFLGKKGKLSLLLGGMKNLSSEERPEIGQRANVLKTQLQELIKEKLEILKTQALNQLLIKETIDVTAPSTGIYQGHRHPLITTTEQIIDLFLGLGYQVSEGPEIENDYYNFEALNIPPDHPARDMQDTFYLGGEYLLRTHTSPVQIRCLESKKPPVRIVSPGRVYRRDAVDATHSPVFHQIEVLAIDEKLDFSHLRGTVMAFLKAFFGDLPIRFRASYFPFTEPSAEVDVQWRGKWLEVMGCGMVDPAVLEELGIDPEKYSGFAAGLGVERFCMVRHGIDDIRKFYTSDLRFLEQF; translated from the coding sequence ATTCTAGAAAGCGAGGCGGCAAAAGATATTGCTGCTGCTGAAAATTCTGAATCAATAGAGAAGTTAAGGTTGGCTTTCCTTGGAAAGAAAGGAAAACTCTCACTTCTTTTGGGAGGGATGAAAAATCTTTCTAGTGAGGAAAGACCTGAAATTGGTCAAAGAGCGAACGTTTTAAAAACTCAATTGCAAGAATTAATAAAGGAAAAGCTTGAAATTTTAAAAACTCAGGCTTTAAATCAGTTACTAATAAAAGAAACTATAGATGTTACAGCGCCTTCAACTGGTATTTATCAAGGACATCGGCACCCCTTGATAACAACTACTGAGCAAATAATTGATCTTTTTTTAGGCCTTGGGTACCAAGTTTCTGAAGGACCTGAGATAGAAAATGATTACTACAATTTCGAGGCACTAAATATTCCACCTGACCATCCTGCAAGAGATATGCAAGATACTTTTTATTTGGGAGGTGAATATCTTTTAAGAACGCATACTTCGCCTGTTCAGATTCGTTGCCTTGAAAGCAAAAAACCTCCTGTAAGAATTGTTTCTCCTGGTCGGGTTTATCGAAGAGATGCAGTTGATGCTACTCATTCGCCGGTATTCCATCAGATTGAGGTCTTAGCAATAGATGAAAAGCTTGACTTTAGTCATTTAAGAGGAACAGTAATGGCTTTTTTAAAAGCGTTTTTTGGAGATCTTCCTATTCGATTCAGAGCTAGTTATTTCCCATTTACGGAGCCATCAGCAGAAGTTGATGTTCAATGGAGAGGTAAATGGTTAGAAGTTATGGGTTGCGGGATGGTAGATCCCGCAGTCCTAGAGGAATTAGGGATTGATCCAGAAAAATATAGTGGATTCGCGGCTGGACTTGGGGTGGAAAGATTTTGCATGGTTCGTCATGGAATAGACGATATTAGAAAGTTCTATACAAGTGATCTCAGGTTTTTAGAACAATTTTAA
- the ftsH gene encoding ATP-dependent zinc metalloprotease FtsH: MPIRQDENQPNRRFGIINLILIGFGALLLFSSFFPSSNTQVPRVPYSLFINQVDDGEVKRAYITQDQIRYELSTAEEGAPSVLATTPIFDMELPQRLEKKGVEFAAAPPKKPNIFTTILSWVVPPLIFILVLQFFARRSMGGGGAQGALSFTKSKAKVYVPDDESKVTFDDVAGVDEAKDELTEIVDFLKKPQRYTDIGARIPKGVLLVGPPGTGKTLLSKAVAGEAEVPFFIISGSEFVELFVGAGAARVRDLFEQAKKKAPCIIFIDELDAIGKSRSGSMGVVGGNDEREQTLNQLLTEMDGFASTDKPVIVLAATNQPEVLDAALLRPGRFDRQVLVDRPDLSGRKTILEIYTKKVKLSNEIDLDRIAQATSGFAGADLANMVNEAALLAARGKRTSVEQKDLNEAIERVVAGLEKKSRVLQDDEKKIVAYHEVGHAIVGHLMPGGSKVAKISIVPRGMSALGYTLQLPTEERFLNSKEDLQGQIATLLGGRSAEEIIFGKITTGASNDLQRATDLAEQMVGTYGMSDILGPLAYDKQGGGQFLGGNNNPRRELSDATAQAIDKEVRSLVDHAHENALNILKNNLSLLEDISQKILEKEVIEGDELKEMLSKSVMPEKVLN, encoded by the coding sequence ATGCCAATACGACAGGATGAAAATCAACCAAATAGACGTTTTGGAATAATTAATTTAATTCTCATAGGTTTTGGAGCCCTTCTGCTTTTTAGTAGTTTTTTCCCGAGTTCAAATACACAAGTTCCTAGAGTTCCTTATTCTCTATTTATAAATCAAGTTGATGATGGAGAAGTTAAACGAGCATACATAACTCAAGATCAAATTAGATACGAACTTTCTACAGCAGAAGAAGGCGCACCTTCAGTCCTTGCCACAACTCCAATTTTTGATATGGAGTTACCTCAGAGGCTTGAGAAAAAAGGAGTCGAATTTGCTGCAGCGCCTCCTAAAAAGCCAAACATTTTCACGACGATTCTTAGCTGGGTAGTACCACCTCTAATTTTTATTCTTGTCTTACAATTTTTTGCACGCCGAAGCATGGGTGGAGGAGGAGCCCAGGGAGCTCTTAGCTTCACAAAAAGTAAAGCGAAAGTATATGTTCCAGATGATGAATCAAAGGTTACTTTTGACGATGTGGCTGGAGTTGATGAGGCTAAAGATGAATTGACTGAGATTGTAGATTTCCTTAAAAAGCCTCAAAGATATACAGACATTGGTGCAAGAATTCCTAAAGGTGTTCTATTGGTTGGTCCTCCTGGAACTGGTAAAACTCTTTTATCAAAAGCCGTTGCAGGTGAAGCAGAAGTTCCTTTCTTTATTATTTCTGGTTCTGAATTCGTTGAATTATTTGTTGGCGCAGGTGCAGCGAGAGTAAGAGATTTATTTGAACAGGCAAAGAAAAAGGCACCATGCATAATTTTTATTGATGAATTAGACGCTATTGGTAAAAGCAGATCAGGTTCAATGGGTGTCGTTGGTGGTAATGACGAAAGAGAGCAAACTTTAAATCAACTTCTTACAGAGATGGATGGTTTTGCTTCAACAGATAAGCCAGTTATTGTGCTCGCAGCTACAAACCAACCTGAAGTCTTGGACGCTGCTTTATTACGTCCAGGTAGATTTGATAGACAAGTTCTTGTCGATAGACCTGATTTATCTGGAAGAAAAACTATCTTAGAAATTTACACAAAGAAAGTTAAACTCTCTAACGAAATTGATTTAGATCGTATTGCTCAAGCAACTAGTGGATTTGCAGGTGCTGACCTTGCCAATATGGTCAACGAAGCAGCCCTTTTAGCTGCCAGAGGCAAAAGAACATCAGTAGAACAAAAAGATTTAAATGAAGCAATTGAAAGAGTAGTTGCTGGTTTAGAGAAAAAAAGTAGAGTTTTGCAAGACGATGAGAAAAAGATCGTTGCTTATCATGAAGTTGGCCATGCAATAGTTGGTCACTTAATGCCTGGAGGTAGCAAAGTAGCAAAAATATCTATCGTTCCAAGAGGAATGAGTGCCTTGGGATATACACTCCAATTGCCCACTGAAGAAAGATTTCTAAATTCAAAAGAGGATTTACAAGGTCAAATAGCCACTCTCCTTGGTGGTAGATCCGCAGAGGAAATAATTTTTGGGAAAATCACTACTGGAGCTTCAAATGATCTTCAAAGAGCAACTGATTTAGCAGAACAAATGGTAGGAACTTATGGTATGAGTGATATTCTTGGACCTTTGGCCTACGATAAGCAAGGAGGAGGTCAATTCCTTGGCGGTAATAACAACCCAAGAAGAGAACTAAGCGATGCAACAGCACAAGCTATCGATAAAGAAGTCAGAAGTTTGGTAGATCATGCTCACGAAAATGCCTTAAACATTCTTAAGAATAATCTTTCTTTATTAGAAGATATTTCTCAAAAGATCCTTGAAAAAGAGGTTATAGAGGGAGATGAGCTTAAAGAAATGCTCTCAAAAAGTGTCATGCCCGAAAAGGTTTTAAATTAA
- a CDS encoding NAD(+) kinase produces MPRVGLIVNDGKELAVKTAKTFQKKLEDSGFDVVRVSSAGGLLGFTNPDQYMSSQGYNSCIPDGFDSSILFAVVLGGDGTVLSAARQTAPLGIPILTVNTGHLGFLAEAYLSDIDKIFKHLVSRKWNIEERTSLVVSVMRGDQCRWEALCLNEMALHREPMTSMCHFEISVGRHAPVDISADGVILSTPTGSTAYSLSAGGPVITPDCPVLQLTPVSPHSLASRALVFSNEEPVTIFPATPERLMMVVDGSAGCYVWPEDRVLIRKSDHPVKFIRLSDHEFFQVLRNKLGWGLPHVAKPDKT; encoded by the coding sequence GTGCCCCGAGTAGGACTGATCGTTAATGACGGGAAAGAGCTTGCTGTTAAGACAGCAAAAACTTTTCAAAAGAAACTAGAAGATTCTGGTTTTGATGTTGTCAGAGTTAGTAGCGCAGGCGGTTTATTAGGCTTTACTAATCCTGATCAATATATGAGTTCACAGGGATACAACTCATGCATTCCAGATGGCTTTGATTCTTCAATTTTGTTTGCCGTTGTATTAGGAGGGGATGGGACTGTCTTGTCTGCGGCTAGACAAACTGCACCATTGGGTATACCCATTCTCACTGTAAATACAGGACATTTAGGTTTTTTGGCTGAGGCGTATCTCTCGGATATAGATAAAATTTTTAAACATTTAGTTTCAAGGAAATGGAATATTGAGGAGAGAACAAGCCTAGTAGTAAGTGTTATGAGAGGTGATCAATGTAGGTGGGAAGCTCTTTGCCTTAATGAAATGGCATTACATAGAGAACCTATGACAAGTATGTGTCATTTTGAAATTTCTGTTGGACGGCATGCGCCCGTCGATATTTCTGCAGATGGTGTAATTCTCTCTACTCCTACTGGCTCAACTGCTTACTCTTTAAGTGCTGGTGGACCAGTAATTACTCCAGATTGTCCTGTTTTGCAGCTTACCCCTGTATCTCCTCATTCATTGGCCTCAAGAGCTCTTGTATTCAGTAATGAAGAGCCAGTAACAATTTTCCCTGCCACACCTGAAAGATTAATGATGGTAGTAGATGGTAGTGCTGGCTGTTATGTATGGCCAGAGGATAGAGTTTTAATTAGAAAAAGTGATCATCCAGTTAAGTTCATTAGACTTTCAGATCATGAGTTCTTTCAAGTTCTAAGAAATAAATTAGGCTGGGGACTACCCCATGTTGCGAAACCTGATAAAACATAA
- the argF gene encoding ornithine carbamoyltransferase, with protein MASASLGLASELNSFSKNNFLSSSDLKNNQILSLFELAKQLKIGNRRIDLGNRVLGLIFKKASTRTRVSFQVAMARLGGQTVDLNPQVTQLGRGEPIKDTARVLSRYCDVLAIRTFAQQELEEYAEWATIPVINALTDLEHPCQALADYLTIQEKFGALKGINLSYIGDGNNVANSLMICGAMLGVNVTICSPNGFEADQRIVNKAKSLSEFGSKISICNDPSKSVKEAQVIYTDVWASMGQEEEYLKRKKIFEKYKVNRNLIDLADDDLIVLHCLPAHRGEEITEEVLESPSSHVFDQAENRLHVQQALLAVQLGGL; from the coding sequence ATGGCTTCAGCATCTCTCGGCTTAGCTTCAGAATTAAATTCTTTTAGTAAAAACAATTTTCTTTCTTCATCTGATTTGAAAAATAATCAGATACTTTCTTTATTTGAATTAGCAAAACAGCTAAAAATAGGAAATAGAAGGATAGACCTTGGGAATCGAGTCCTTGGTTTGATTTTTAAAAAAGCTTCTACAAGGACAAGAGTAAGTTTTCAAGTAGCGATGGCAAGGCTTGGAGGTCAGACAGTCGATTTGAACCCTCAGGTTACTCAACTTGGAAGAGGCGAACCAATCAAAGATACAGCAAGAGTTTTGAGCCGATACTGTGATGTCCTTGCAATTCGGACTTTTGCTCAGCAAGAATTAGAAGAATATGCAGAATGGGCCACTATTCCTGTGATTAATGCTCTAACTGACCTTGAGCATCCTTGTCAGGCACTGGCTGATTATCTGACGATTCAGGAGAAGTTTGGAGCGCTTAAAGGGATAAATCTTTCTTACATTGGGGATGGAAATAATGTTGCAAATTCATTGATGATCTGTGGTGCGATGTTGGGAGTTAATGTGACAATTTGCTCTCCAAATGGTTTTGAAGCAGACCAACGTATTGTAAATAAGGCTAAATCACTCTCGGAATTTGGTTCGAAAATATCTATTTGCAATGATCCTTCAAAATCAGTCAAAGAAGCTCAAGTGATTTACACAGATGTTTGGGCTTCAATGGGTCAAGAGGAAGAATATTTAAAGAGGAAAAAGATTTTTGAAAAGTATAAAGTTAATCGAAATTTAATAGATCTCGCTGATGATGATCTAATTGTTTTGCATTGCTTGCCTGCTCATAGAGGAGAAGAAATCACAGAAGAGGTTTTAGAGAGTCCAAGTAGCCATGTTTTTGATCAAGCGGAGAATCGTCTTCACGTTCAGCAAGCCTTGCTTGCTGTTCAGCTGGGAGGACTCTAG
- a CDS encoding copper-binding protein, which yields MPNPFTIDWNKNWTFQIVHMEGGIYLEAKGMGVLIRKPFLATESPFTAADNLVYSEDKIRKSLFKSWKSKKISNFN from the coding sequence ATGCCTAATCCGTTCACCATTGATTGGAATAAAAATTGGACCTTTCAAATAGTTCACATGGAAGGTGGTATTTATTTAGAAGCAAAAGGAATGGGGGTTCTTATAAGAAAACCTTTCTTGGCAACTGAAAGCCCATTTACTGCCGCTGACAATTTAGTTTATAGCGAAGATAAAATTAGAAAATCTTTGTTCAAATCTTGGAAGTCAAAAAAAATTAGTAATTTTAATTAA
- the cbiE gene encoding precorrin-6y C5,15-methyltransferase (decarboxylating) subunit CbiE has protein sequence MSSESKEIHVIGIDTSNVESFFEAKKIPIFKAERITGPKRILDSFKTWLKDKNIKNHNFEFIATDKLNEFIDLLKKEEKKTIVFSGGDPLWFGIGRLLIQNFPLSKLSFEPAATSFQLAFSRLGKPWQNTQWISLHGRDPLPFEKTIKKLPSSLVVLTDSKRSGAKEVYQLLDSLELQKKYEFWTFERLGYLNERITKITSIDDFPLDLDPLHLVILFEREEPPVKSEELPLFGINDSVFLQNPDCPGLITKKEVRVQILAELNLPKQGVIWDIGSGVGSIGLETLRISPNLKLVSIEKRVGSKNIIKENARRLGVNPSLIIEDEALNIFKENKIPYNLLHPDRVIIGGGGSSLDLIIEEVLKKINNLCVLIIPLISLRSLSKLESILKPKVQKLSISQHQSYRGVSIGEDIRLSPLNPVFILKGEIQ, from the coding sequence ATGTCTAGTGAGTCAAAGGAGATACATGTAATAGGAATTGATACTTCAAATGTTGAAAGTTTTTTTGAAGCTAAAAAAATCCCAATTTTCAAAGCTGAAAGAATCACTGGACCAAAAAGAATTTTAGATTCATTCAAAACTTGGTTAAAAGATAAAAATATAAAAAATCATAATTTTGAGTTCATTGCAACTGACAAACTAAATGAGTTTATAGATCTATTAAAAAAAGAAGAGAAAAAAACAATTGTGTTTTCAGGTGGTGATCCTCTTTGGTTCGGAATTGGTAGATTATTAATTCAAAATTTTCCTTTATCAAAACTTTCTTTTGAGCCAGCAGCTACATCTTTTCAACTGGCTTTTTCCCGACTTGGAAAGCCTTGGCAAAATACGCAATGGATCAGTCTTCATGGTAGAGACCCGCTTCCATTTGAAAAGACAATTAAAAAGCTGCCCTCTTCACTTGTAGTTTTAACTGACTCAAAGAGATCTGGTGCTAAAGAGGTTTATCAATTACTTGATTCATTAGAGCTTCAGAAAAAATATGAATTTTGGACTTTCGAAAGACTTGGGTACCTAAATGAAAGAATTACAAAAATCACTTCTATTGATGATTTTCCACTTGATCTTGATCCATTGCATCTTGTAATTCTTTTTGAAAGAGAAGAGCCACCAGTAAAATCAGAAGAATTGCCCTTATTTGGAATTAATGATTCAGTTTTTCTTCAAAATCCAGACTGCCCCGGATTAATTACAAAAAAAGAGGTTAGAGTTCAAATCCTTGCTGAGCTTAACCTCCCAAAACAAGGAGTAATCTGGGACATAGGTAGTGGGGTTGGAAGTATAGGACTGGAAACATTAAGGATATCTCCAAACCTAAAATTAGTATCCATTGAGAAGAGGGTTGGAAGTAAGAATATTATTAAAGAAAATGCTAGAAGGCTTGGCGTTAATCCATCTTTAATAATTGAAGATGAAGCATTAAATATATTTAAAGAAAATAAAATTCCTTATAATCTCTTACATCCAGATAGAGTTATTATAGGAGGAGGAGGATCAAGCTTGGATTTAATTATTGAAGAGGTATTAAAAAAAATAAATAATTTATGTGTTTTAATCATACCTTTAATATCATTAAGATCTTTATCAAAATTAGAGTCTATTTTAAAGCCAAAAGTTCAGAAGTTATCTATTAGTCAACATCAATCATATAGAGGTGTAAGTATTGGAGAAGATATAAGATTATCTCCTTTAAATCCTGTTTTTATTTTGAAAGGTGAAATTCAATAA
- the ribD gene encoding bifunctional diaminohydroxyphosphoribosylaminopyrimidine deaminase/5-amino-6-(5-phosphoribosylamino)uracil reductase RibD translates to MIDLPVDQKKWVLWMRRSIQLALLAEGRTSPNPLVGAILLDKSGRLAGEGFHSGAGNAHAEVEALNQAGDKSIEGTIVVTLEPCCHQGLTPPCTEAIIKAGLKRVVIGMVDPDPRVSGNGISRLKDAGLEVIEGVLKQECEEINRDFIFRVLNGRPWGILKWAMSLDGRIGLPNGCSKWITNEPAREKVHQIRSKCDAVIVGGGTVRADDPLLTSRGKSNFEPLRVIFSRSLDLPKSAKLWDTKIAKTIIAYGPEGDEAFFSDLPDGPEKLRLNSNDPSELLTSLSKKGCNKILWECGPLLATSAIEAECVQELVVFVAPKLLGGKSAMSPLNSFGFESISSTYKLQHSFLEQKGKDLCWSLLL, encoded by the coding sequence ATGATTGATTTACCTGTGGATCAGAAAAAATGGGTGCTATGGATGAGACGTTCAATCCAATTAGCACTATTGGCAGAAGGTAGAACAAGCCCTAATCCACTTGTAGGAGCAATTTTGCTTGACAAAAGTGGGAGACTTGCTGGTGAAGGGTTTCATTCTGGGGCAGGAAATGCTCATGCAGAAGTAGAAGCACTTAATCAAGCTGGGGATAAGTCAATTGAAGGAACAATAGTTGTAACCCTAGAACCATGCTGTCATCAAGGCTTAACACCACCTTGTACAGAAGCAATAATAAAAGCAGGTTTGAAGAGAGTTGTTATTGGAATGGTTGATCCGGATCCAAGAGTTTCAGGGAATGGAATTTCAAGATTAAAAGATGCTGGATTAGAAGTGATAGAAGGGGTTTTAAAGCAGGAATGTGAAGAGATTAATCGTGATTTTATTTTTCGAGTTCTTAATGGTCGTCCATGGGGAATTCTGAAATGGGCAATGAGCCTTGATGGAAGAATAGGTTTACCTAATGGCTGTAGTAAGTGGATTACAAATGAACCTGCGAGGGAAAAAGTTCATCAAATTAGATCAAAGTGTGATGCAGTAATAGTTGGAGGAGGAACAGTTCGGGCCGATGATCCTCTTTTAACTTCAAGGGGAAAATCAAATTTTGAACCTTTGAGGGTGATTTTCTCAAGGTCATTGGATTTGCCTAAATCAGCAAAACTTTGGGATACAAAAATTGCCAAAACAATAATTGCATATGGGCCAGAAGGGGATGAAGCTTTTTTTTCTGATTTACCAGATGGTCCAGAGAAATTGAGATTAAATTCGAATGACCCATCTGAATTGCTAACTTCGCTTTCGAAAAAAGGTTGCAATAAAATCCTCTGGGAATGTGGTCCTCTTTTAGCTACAAGTGCAATTGAAGCTGAGTGTGTTCAGGAATTAGTGGTTTTTGTTGCACCAAAACTCTTAGGAGGCAAGTCTGCAATGAGCCCTCTGAACAGTTTTGGATTTGAATCAATAAGTTCTACCTACAAATTGCAACATTCTTTTTTAGAACAAAAAGGGAAAGATCTTTGTTGGAGTTTACTTCTTTAG
- a CDS encoding DUF3122 domain-containing protein produces the protein MDYQTWQVIVYPSSTVTKNLTLRIVGFPGSLRFDHPTDLLVNSGRKNWELKDITRKSKVEFETLNDSAAEFDIGPLIADLDKNRPLRLSLPGLINDLPIPPYLVSEWRTLVQ, from the coding sequence TTGGATTACCAAACTTGGCAAGTCATCGTATATCCAAGTTCTACAGTCACAAAGAATTTAACTTTAAGAATTGTCGGTTTTCCAGGGTCCTTAAGGTTTGATCATCCTACTGATTTACTTGTAAATTCAGGAAGAAAGAATTGGGAGCTCAAAGACATAACAAGGAAAAGCAAAGTTGAATTTGAAACTTTGAATGATTCTGCTGCAGAATTTGATATAGGCCCTTTGATTGCTGATTTGGATAAAAACAGACCTCTAAGACTGAGCTTGCCAGGATTAATAAATGATTTACCAATCCCTCCTTATTTAGTAAGTGAATGGAGAACATTGGTCCAATAA